One part of the Maritimibacter sp. DP1N21-5 genome encodes these proteins:
- a CDS encoding HlyD family type I secretion periplasmic adaptor subunit, which produces MSSARLPVTIDHQPAGAVAPWEASWEADVPRSILKHLIAGIVMIAVAFGGFGYWAFSAPLAAAIMAPGSFVATGRNKMVQHLEGGIIAEMHVAEGDKVRAGAPLLRLDETTALANQRALFLRRVRLEAIEARILSEYDAKPELVFPKWLEDARSDPEIATMLDSQALSFEVARSQLENDIGLIERNIAVLDSREEGYRIQRKAMERQIELLSEDRDAKAILLDRALIRRSDYNVLLRALAEADGQLGRIDAEISESIELRAKYEAQKRQAIDTYRQAALDELESVQIELDTVREQERDAQSTLRRVVIDAPVSGTVVRLNYAGVGGVVEAGKVIAEILPTDVPLIIETMIARTDIDSVKIGQQASVRLTALNARTTPILTGEVFYVSADAIVDDEGGQPREVYVARVKIPVEELDRIPGFAPVPGMPVLVMIQTAERTFVQYLVKPIADSMQRAFREQ; this is translated from the coding sequence ATGAGCAGCGCCCGTCTTCCCGTCACCATAGATCACCAACCGGCTGGGGCGGTCGCCCCCTGGGAGGCCTCCTGGGAGGCCGACGTGCCCCGGTCGATCCTCAAGCACCTGATCGCGGGGATCGTGATGATCGCCGTGGCTTTCGGTGGCTTCGGCTACTGGGCGTTCTCCGCGCCGCTTGCCGCCGCCATCATGGCGCCCGGCTCCTTCGTCGCCACGGGTCGCAACAAGATGGTGCAGCACCTGGAGGGCGGCATCATCGCCGAGATGCATGTGGCCGAAGGCGACAAGGTCCGCGCGGGCGCACCCCTTCTCAGGCTGGACGAGACCACGGCGCTCGCCAATCAGAGGGCACTTTTCCTGCGGCGTGTCCGGCTCGAAGCCATCGAGGCGCGGATCCTTTCGGAATACGACGCGAAACCCGAGCTTGTCTTTCCGAAATGGCTTGAAGATGCGCGCAGCGACCCGGAAATCGCTACCATGCTCGACAGTCAGGCGCTTTCATTCGAGGTCGCGCGTTCGCAGCTCGAGAACGACATCGGCCTGATCGAACGCAACATCGCGGTGCTCGACAGCCGGGAAGAAGGCTACCGTATCCAGCGCAAGGCGATGGAGCGGCAGATCGAGCTTCTGAGCGAGGACCGCGACGCCAAGGCGATCCTTCTGGACCGCGCCTTGATCCGGCGCTCTGACTACAACGTGCTCCTGCGTGCATTGGCGGAGGCCGATGGTCAGCTGGGCCGGATCGACGCGGAGATCAGCGAGAGCATCGAGCTTCGTGCGAAATACGAGGCACAGAAGCGCCAGGCCATCGACACCTACCGTCAGGCCGCGCTCGACGAGCTTGAAAGCGTGCAGATCGAGCTTGATACCGTCCGCGAACAGGAACGCGATGCGCAGTCGACGCTGCGCCGGGTGGTGATCGACGCGCCGGTGTCCGGCACGGTCGTCCGGCTCAACTATGCCGGGGTCGGCGGCGTCGTGGAGGCGGGCAAGGTCATCGCGGAAATCCTGCCCACCGACGTGCCGCTCATCATCGAAACGATGATCGCGCGCACCGACATCGACAGCGTGAAGATCGGCCAGCAGGCCTCGGTCCGGCTGACCGCGCTCAATGCGCGCACGACCCCGATCCTGACGGGCGAGGTCTTTTATGTCTCGGCCGACGCCATCGTGGACGACGAAGGGGGTCAGCCGCGGGAGGTCTATGTGGCGCGGGTGAAGATCCCGGTCGAGGAACTGGACCGGATCCCCGGCTTCGCCCCGGTGCCCGGGATGCCGGTGCTCGTGATGATCCAGACCGCCGAGCGCACCTTTGTGCAGTATCTGGTCAAGCCGATCGCGGACTCGATGCAGCGGGCGTTCCGCGAACAGTAA
- a CDS encoding YiiX/YebB-like N1pC/P60 family cysteine hydrolase, which translates to MGGMRTGLWATIKRLMPALVLLGLAACTMPVVHPDFEGLPPDADPSEFTCCQDPERQPRWFADLARNMGETLEPLTSDDGHGGLLAARPEAQARVADAARPLDIMVFAAKSQMVSRMIPGWFTHSAVYLGTEKELRAAGLWNHPALAPFRDDIRAGRVVVDGVPPKVRLASLEDVLSGRDAVLVTRPEVTASEKSAALGTMLSLVGRPFDFHFDFETCDSYACTEVICRSFPGLKFPIRESYGAFALLPDDIAAKAIRGDGLRIVDYVRATEDDWRAPGLTGAMEDVAGFWGPQTGPVARVTTAAALGTCPL; encoded by the coding sequence ATGGGTGGAATGCGCACGGGGCTCTGGGCCACGATCAAACGGCTTATGCCTGCGTTGGTCCTCTTGGGTCTGGCGGCCTGCACGATGCCGGTGGTGCACCCGGATTTCGAGGGCCTGCCGCCCGATGCCGATCCGTCCGAGTTCACCTGTTGCCAGGACCCGGAGCGCCAACCCCGGTGGTTCGCCGACCTTGCCCGCAACATGGGCGAGACGCTCGAACCCCTGACCTCCGACGATGGCCATGGCGGGCTGCTTGCCGCCCGACCCGAGGCGCAGGCCCGGGTGGCCGATGCGGCCCGGCCGCTCGACATCATGGTTTTCGCGGCCAAGAGCCAGATGGTCTCACGCATGATCCCGGGCTGGTTCACACATTCCGCGGTCTACCTCGGAACCGAAAAGGAGCTGCGGGCGGCGGGTCTTTGGAACCACCCTGCCCTCGCGCCCTTTCGTGACGATATCCGCGCCGGGCGCGTGGTGGTGGATGGTGTGCCGCCGAAGGTGCGGCTCGCGAGCCTCGAGGACGTGCTCTCGGGGCGGGATGCAGTGCTGGTCACACGACCCGAGGTCACGGCCAGCGAAAAAAGCGCGGCCTTGGGGACCATGCTGTCCCTCGTCGGGCGTCCTTTCGATTTTCATTTCGATTTCGAGACCTGCGATTCCTACGCCTGCACCGAGGTCATTTGCCGGAGCTTTCCCGGCCTGAAATTCCCGATCCGAGAAAGCTACGGCGCCTTTGCGCTCCTGCCCGACGACATCGCGGCCAAGGCGATCCGGGGCGACGGGTTGCGCATCGTCGACTACGTCCGCGCGACCGAAGACGACTGGCGCGCACCCGGCCTGACGGGCGCGATGGAGGACGTGGCCGGATTCTGGGGCCCGCAGACAGGGCCCGTTGCCCGCGTCACGACTGCCGCGGCGCTGGGGACCTGTCCGCTGTGA
- a CDS encoding acyl-CoA dehydrogenase, giving the protein MPHDLPAKSRPDLGPFDWQDPFRLDDQLEEDERMIRDSARAYAAEKLAPRVISAFENEDTDPAIFREMGDMGLLGVTVPEEYGGLGGSYVSYGLVAREVERIDSGYRSMMSVQSSLVMYPIYAYGSEAQRKKFLPGLASGELIGCFGLTEPDAGSDPGSMKTRAVKTGSGYRITGTKLWISNAPIADVFVVWAKSDAHGGKIRGFVLEKGMEGLSAPKIQNKLSLRASITGEIVMKDVEVGEGALLPNVEGLKGPFGCLNRARYGISWGAMGAAEFCWHAARQYGLDRVQFNRPLAQTQLFQKKLADMQTEITLGLQGSLRVGRLMDEGRAAPEMISLMKRNNCGKALDVARMARDMHGGNGISGEFQVIRHMVNLETVNTYEGTHDVHALILGRAQTGLQAFF; this is encoded by the coding sequence ATGCCGCACGACCTACCCGCGAAAAGCCGCCCCGACCTTGGCCCCTTCGACTGGCAAGACCCCTTCCGCCTCGACGACCAGCTCGAGGAAGACGAACGGATGATCCGCGACTCCGCGCGCGCCTATGCCGCCGAGAAACTCGCCCCGCGCGTGATCTCGGCCTTCGAGAACGAGGATACCGATCCGGCGATCTTTCGCGAGATGGGCGACATGGGTCTGCTGGGCGTTACCGTGCCCGAGGAATACGGCGGGCTGGGCGGGTCCTACGTGAGCTATGGTCTCGTCGCGCGGGAGGTCGAGCGGATCGACTCTGGCTATCGGTCCATGATGAGCGTGCAGTCGAGCCTCGTCATGTATCCGATCTATGCCTATGGCTCGGAAGCGCAGCGCAAGAAATTCCTCCCCGGCCTCGCCTCGGGCGAGCTGATCGGCTGCTTCGGTCTGACCGAACCCGACGCGGGCTCGGACCCCGGCAGCATGAAGACGCGGGCGGTCAAGACGGGCAGCGGCTACCGGATCACCGGCACGAAGTTGTGGATCTCCAATGCGCCCATCGCCGATGTCTTCGTCGTCTGGGCGAAGTCCGATGCCCATGGCGGCAAGATCCGGGGCTTCGTGCTCGAGAAGGGGATGGAGGGGCTCTCGGCGCCGAAGATCCAGAACAAGCTGTCGCTCCGCGCCTCGATCACCGGCGAGATTGTGATGAAGGACGTGGAGGTGGGCGAAGGGGCGCTTCTGCCGAATGTCGAAGGGCTGAAGGGGCCATTCGGCTGTCTCAACCGGGCGCGTTACGGCATTTCATGGGGCGCAATGGGGGCGGCCGAGTTCTGCTGGCACGCCGCGCGGCAATACGGGCTCGACCGGGTGCAGTTCAATCGCCCGCTCGCCCAGACCCAGCTTTTCCAGAAAAAGCTCGCCGACATGCAGACCGAGATCACGCTGGGCTTGCAAGGTTCCCTTCGGGTCGGGCGGCTCATGGACGAAGGTCGCGCAGCCCCCGAAATGATCTCGCTCATGAAGCGCAACAACTGCGGCAAGGCGCTCGATGTCGCGCGGATGGCGCGCGACATGCATGGCGGGAACGGGATCTCCGGCGAGTTCCAGGTGATCCGCCACATGGTGAACCTCGAAACCGTGAACACCTACGAAGGCACCCATGACGTCCACGCGCTCATCCTCGGGCGGGCGCAGACCGGGCTTCAGGCGTTCTTCTGA
- a CDS encoding type I secretion system permease/ATPase has translation MADRNEDNADGVDAGAGENAHNPRLILGASEDARQIEDDVAGDRSTAPEPARGEGQGDTPKGPVAPNNAPPALVNGSSSPSFHKRTKAADPAQVLSAVKRRITSNLLYVIVLTMATNVLILAVPLYLFQISDRVLTSRSIDTLVMLTVVIAGAIVLQAALDAVRRFVLMRTAVDVAARLGAPVLAAAAQASLHSNGREYQTLGDLQTLRGFLVSGTLLSFLDVPFVPAFIFVIFLIHPHLGMIVIVTALLLAVMAFINQKITSQGFKDANVAQVKANLHLESMSRNSQIINAMAMIPEAVRIWGADTAASLKSQVKAQDRNIVTAAMSRMFRLLAQIAMLGWGAWLALDGQMTGGMVIAASIVAGRALAPIEGSIEGWNSYLLARGAYDRVGNLMSRAARNNDKLRLPNPEGRLDVERLLFVPAGTKSVVLNALTFSIGAGERLAIIGNSGAGKTTLGKMLVGSILPTSGAVRLDLMDLRNWDPRQLGECVGYLPQDVQLFPGTIKANIARMRSDASDEAIYRAAMLADVHDMIADLPQGYETVVAADGAPLSGGQKQRIGLARAFFGDPKFLVLDEPNSNLDTHGDAALVRALGHAKEHKITTIVISQKPNILTSVDKIMVLDTGHISMFGWRDKILKELANRRAARQQNVGQQSNTSLEGAPA, from the coding sequence ATGGCTGACAGGAACGAAGACAACGCCGACGGGGTCGACGCCGGCGCAGGTGAAAACGCACACAATCCGCGGCTCATCCTTGGCGCGTCGGAAGACGCGCGCCAAATCGAGGATGACGTGGCGGGCGACCGGTCCACAGCGCCCGAGCCGGCGAGGGGTGAGGGACAGGGGGACACCCCGAAAGGGCCGGTCGCACCAAACAACGCGCCACCCGCGTTGGTGAACGGATCCTCTTCGCCCAGTTTCCACAAACGCACAAAGGCCGCTGACCCGGCGCAGGTGTTGTCCGCGGTGAAGCGGCGCATCACGTCAAACCTGCTTTACGTGATCGTCCTGACCATGGCGACCAACGTGCTCATCCTGGCGGTGCCGCTCTATCTGTTCCAGATTTCGGACCGGGTGCTGACATCGCGGTCCATCGACACGCTTGTGATGCTGACCGTGGTCATCGCCGGCGCGATCGTCCTTCAGGCCGCGCTCGACGCGGTCCGCCGCTTCGTCCTCATGCGCACGGCGGTGGATGTGGCGGCACGGCTCGGGGCACCGGTGCTCGCGGCGGCAGCGCAGGCTTCGCTCCATTCCAACGGACGCGAATACCAGACCCTTGGCGATCTCCAGACGCTGCGGGGCTTTCTCGTCTCCGGCACGCTCCTGTCGTTCCTGGACGTGCCCTTCGTGCCGGCCTTCATCTTCGTCATCTTCCTCATCCACCCGCATCTGGGGATGATCGTGATCGTGACGGCGCTGTTGCTGGCCGTCATGGCCTTCATTAACCAAAAGATCACGTCGCAGGGCTTCAAGGATGCCAATGTCGCGCAGGTGAAGGCCAACCTTCACCTGGAATCCATGTCGCGCAACAGCCAGATCATCAACGCCATGGCGATGATCCCCGAGGCCGTGCGCATCTGGGGCGCCGACACGGCAGCCTCGCTCAAGTCGCAGGTCAAGGCGCAGGACCGCAATATCGTGACCGCCGCTATGAGCCGGATGTTCCGGCTTCTGGCACAGATCGCGATGCTGGGCTGGGGTGCATGGCTGGCGCTCGACGGGCAGATGACCGGGGGCATGGTGATCGCCGCCTCCATCGTGGCAGGGCGAGCCCTGGCCCCGATCGAAGGGTCGATCGAAGGTTGGAACAGCTATCTCCTCGCCCGCGGTGCATATGACCGGGTCGGCAACCTGATGAGCCGGGCCGCGCGCAACAACGACAAGCTGCGCCTGCCGAACCCCGAAGGTCGGCTCGACGTCGAACGGCTTCTCTTCGTGCCCGCCGGCACCAAGAGCGTCGTGCTGAACGCGCTGACCTTCTCAATCGGCGCAGGCGAACGGCTCGCGATCATCGGCAACTCCGGTGCAGGCAAGACGACGCTGGGCAAGATGCTCGTCGGGTCGATCCTGCCCACCTCGGGCGCGGTGCGGCTCGACCTCATGGACCTGCGCAACTGGGACCCGCGCCAGCTTGGCGAATGCGTCGGTTACCTGCCGCAGGACGTGCAGCTCTTTCCCGGCACGATCAAGGCCAACATCGCCCGGATGCGGTCCGACGCCTCGGACGAGGCGATATACCGCGCCGCGATGCTGGCGGACGTGCACGACATGATCGCGGATCTGCCGCAGGGCTATGAAACGGTGGTGGCCGCCGATGGCGCGCCGCTGTCGGGCGGACAGAAACAGCGGATCGGGCTCGCCCGCGCCTTCTTCGGCGACCCCAAGTTCCTCGTGCTGGACGAGCCGAACTCGAACCTCGACACCCATGGTGACGCAGCCCTTGTGCGCGCGCTTGGCCATGCCAAGGAGCACAAGATCACGACCATCGTGATCTCGCAGAAGCCCAACATCCTGACCTCGGTCGACAAGATCATGGTGCTCGATACCGGGCATATCTCGATGTTCGGCTGGCGTGACAAGATCCTCAAGGAACTCGCGAACCGGCGCGCGGCCCGGCAACAGAACGTCGGCCAGCAATCCAACACCTCACTTGAAGGAGCACCGGCATGA
- a CDS encoding DUF1989 domain-containing protein codes for MTQPLPPLPADADDRRAIAPVICYPTETLPKPDLAAYGDRREGARKVAETRVPPRDAATFEVPAGGFFRITSIEGPQVGDLNLWNAEDLSERFFSGKTRALHGTHVTTGDRLWSSFPHLRPMATITADTLGWYGIDEHGGGVHDVIGTRCDPYTHRLLAEDDYHHCCHSNLTRALATARGLPLAEAERHVHDVLNVFMCTGFTRDTGQYFMKASPVRPGDYLEFFAEVRLLGALSACPGGDCGAEHSSDAAACHPLLVEVFACDEPWSPPARNPYDGTHGL; via the coding sequence ATGACCCAGCCCCTGCCACCGCTCCCCGCCGACGCAGACGATCGCCGCGCCATCGCGCCGGTGATCTGTTATCCGACCGAGACTCTGCCCAAGCCGGATCTCGCGGCCTATGGCGACCGCCGGGAAGGCGCGCGCAAAGTCGCCGAGACCCGGGTGCCGCCACGCGACGCGGCGACCTTCGAGGTGCCTGCGGGCGGCTTCTTCCGGATCACGAGCATCGAGGGGCCGCAGGTGGGCGACCTCAACCTCTGGAACGCGGAGGACCTGTCGGAGCGCTTCTTTTCCGGCAAAACCCGGGCGCTGCACGGCACCCATGTCACCACGGGCGACCGGCTTTGGTCATCCTTCCCGCACCTGCGCCCGATGGCCACGATCACCGCCGACACGCTGGGCTGGTATGGGATCGACGAGCATGGCGGCGGTGTTCATGACGTGATCGGCACGCGCTGCGACCCCTATACCCACCGGCTTCTGGCCGAGGACGATTATCACCACTGTTGCCACTCGAACCTCACCCGTGCCCTCGCCACGGCACGCGGGCTTCCGTTGGCAGAGGCTGAACGACATGTGCACGACGTGCTCAACGTCTTCATGTGCACGGGGTTCACGCGTGATACCGGTCAGTATTTCATGAAGGCCTCGCCGGTCCGCCCCGGTGACTACCTCGAGTTTTTCGCCGAAGTCCGGCTCCTTGGCGCCTTGTCGGCCTGTCCCGGTGGCGACTGCGGCGCCGAACATTCGTCCGACGCCGCCGCCTGTCATCCGCTTCTGGTCGAGGTCTTCGCCTGCGACGAACCCTGGAGCCCGCCCGCGCGAAACCCCTATGACGGCACGCACGGGCTTTGA
- a CDS encoding CaiB/BaiF CoA-transferase family protein, producing the protein MSLLSGLKVVELARILAGPWAGQALADLGAEVVKVESPEGDDTRRWGPPWIERDGDRTAAYFYAANRGKATATADFRNPYDIARVKAMIADADVVIENFKVGGLAKYGLDYASLAAANPRLIYCSITGFGQDGPRAGEAGYDFMIQGLSGLMSITGEAKGEPTKVGVAVTDVVSGLYAVIGILAAVEARHRTGRGQSVDISLLDCATALLANQAMNYLVSGESPGRLGNAHPNLMPYDTLPVADGHVIVAVGNDRQFASLCTVLGCAELADDPRFRTNGDRVSARAELKPLLAEATARWSRDALLAALARAVVPAGPINEIADVFADPQVIARGLRIAPEGVPGVRGPWVFSDADLALDRSAPVLKRDDG; encoded by the coding sequence ATGTCGTTGCTGTCCGGTCTAAAGGTCGTCGAACTCGCCCGCATCCTGGCCGGGCCCTGGGCGGGACAGGCGCTGGCCGACCTCGGCGCCGAGGTGGTGAAGGTGGAAAGCCCCGAGGGCGACGACACGCGCCGCTGGGGCCCGCCCTGGATCGAGCGTGACGGCGACAGAACAGCGGCCTATTTCTATGCGGCGAACCGGGGCAAGGCGACAGCGACGGCCGACTTTCGCAACCCTTACGACATCGCCCGCGTGAAGGCGATGATCGCCGATGCTGACGTGGTGATCGAGAACTTCAAGGTCGGGGGGCTCGCGAAGTACGGGCTGGACTACGCCTCGCTCGCCGCCGCGAACCCCCGGCTCATCTATTGCTCCATCACCGGGTTCGGCCAAGACGGGCCACGCGCGGGCGAAGCAGGATACGACTTCATGATCCAGGGGCTCTCCGGGCTCATGTCGATCACGGGCGAGGCCAAGGGCGAGCCGACCAAGGTCGGGGTCGCGGTGACGGACGTCGTCTCGGGCCTCTATGCGGTGATCGGCATTCTGGCGGCGGTCGAGGCGCGGCACCGGACCGGGCGCGGCCAGAGCGTGGACATCTCGCTTCTGGACTGCGCCACCGCGCTTCTGGCCAATCAGGCGATGAATTACCTCGTCAGCGGCGAAAGCCCCGGTCGGCTTGGGAATGCGCATCCCAACCTCATGCCCTATGACACGCTGCCGGTGGCCGATGGCCATGTGATCGTCGCGGTGGGCAACGACCGGCAGTTCGCCTCGCTCTGCACTGTGCTGGGCTGTGCCGAACTGGCCGACGACCCGAGGTTTCGCACGAACGGCGACCGGGTGTCGGCGCGGGCGGAGCTCAAACCCCTGCTCGCGGAGGCGACCGCGCGGTGGAGCCGCGACGCGCTGCTTGCGGCATTGGCCAGGGCCGTGGTGCCAGCCGGGCCGATCAACGAAATCGCCGACGTCTTCGCCGATCCGCAGGTGATCGCGCGGGGCCTCAGGATCGCGCCCGAAGGCGTGCCGGGCGTGCGCGGGCCTTGGGTGTTCTCGGACGCCGACCTCGCCCTCGACCGAAGCGCGCCCGTGTTGAAGCGCGACGACGGCTGA